A genomic window from Fibrobacterota bacterium includes:
- a CDS encoding prepilin-type N-terminal cleavage/methylation domain-containing protein: MKIQIPLIVDRKIRTRRGFTLIEMIGVLAIIAILVAAVAPRIFEAINDSKITSATSTIRTLESAVAKYYSDVGTLLPLNAAGAPTASNGNAAGVMTAYSLPYVLNLGTAPATTGSWSKFRGPYMANLNVVTPPIGNTMVIGSNLAAAALTAAGAAPPNFSLNGGATGSLTNTNQVVWVTFTGVSQGEFDKFDNIMDAGIGATAAQRQTLGKVMWAAANGGTMTVYIAHK, encoded by the coding sequence ATGAAGATCCAGATCCCACTGATCGTCGATCGGAAGATCCGGACCAGACGCGGTTTCACCCTGATTGAAATGATCGGCGTGCTCGCGATCATCGCCATCCTCGTGGCGGCCGTGGCGCCTCGGATCTTCGAGGCCATCAACGATTCCAAGATCACCTCGGCCACCAGCACCATCCGGACTTTGGAATCCGCCGTCGCGAAGTACTACTCCGACGTGGGAACCCTCCTTCCGTTGAACGCCGCCGGTGCACCCACTGCAAGCAATGGCAACGCGGCTGGCGTCATGACCGCATACAGTCTTCCGTATGTCCTCAACTTGGGGACAGCGCCGGCGACGACGGGCTCCTGGAGCAAGTTCAGAGGTCCCTACATGGCCAACCTCAACGTGGTGACGCCTCCCATCGGAAACACCATGGTGATCGGTTCCAACCTCGCAGCGGCCGCACTCACCGCTGCTGGCGCCGCTCCTCCCAATTTTTCGTTGAACGGCGGCGCCACGGGAAGCCTCACCAACACCAATCAAGTGGTTTGGGTGACCTTCACGGGAGTGAGCCAAGGGGAATTCGACAAGTTCGACAACATCATGGATGCGGGAATCGGTGCCACCGCCGCCCAGCGCCAGACGTTGGGCAAGGTCATGTGGGCCGCCGCCAACGGTGGCACCATGACTGTGTACATCGCGCACAAATAG
- the tadA gene encoding Flp pilus assembly complex ATPase component TadA: MSDPTPPRKPKMLGERLLEAGLLSSAQLQLALREQKRKGGFLGEILERFGFVKAEAVSRLLADDAQAGFVDVVHAVIDAEVLSLIPLEIAHKHQLIPLARDGQILTVAMADTFDVVAIDAVERITGLGLEVLAAPAQAIQDAISQKYVQGESLDDLVDAALSASIVDVAEAGRIAPLVRLVDQVIALSVRRRATDIHLEPEEGMVRVRLRIDGVLHQEAILPKPLQGAIIARLKILAGLDVTEHRVPQDGRIAFSIGRRRIDLRVSTLPTQYGESVVMRVLDKSNVLLDLDLLGIREADRARFQLALRQPHGVILVTGPTGSGKTTTLYAALGQIDAIQRSVFTLEDPVEYSLPMIRQTQIQAEQGMTFAAGLRALLRQDPDVILVGEVRDEETAQLATRAALTGHLVFSTLHTNTSAGAVSRLVDMGVEPYLLSSALVAVLAQRLVRKICPHCAKEDPDSVETLVSRGLVADPNGRYRKGQGCDSCFGLGTLGRLAIYEVLLVDGAISKAIRDGSGEDRIRECARSGGMTSMLDDGLAKAALGIVHVDDVLRAVG; the protein is encoded by the coding sequence ATGTCGGATCCGACCCCCCCTCGCAAGCCGAAAATGCTGGGGGAGAGGCTCCTGGAGGCGGGGCTTCTTTCCTCCGCGCAGCTGCAGCTGGCCTTGCGCGAACAAAAGCGCAAGGGCGGATTCCTCGGCGAAATCCTCGAACGCTTCGGATTCGTGAAGGCGGAGGCGGTTTCTCGCCTCTTGGCCGACGACGCCCAGGCGGGTTTCGTGGACGTGGTGCACGCGGTGATCGACGCCGAAGTGCTCTCCTTGATTCCGCTGGAGATCGCGCACAAGCACCAGCTCATCCCGCTGGCGCGAGATGGTCAGATTCTGACAGTCGCCATGGCCGACACCTTCGACGTGGTGGCCATCGACGCGGTGGAACGGATCACCGGACTGGGATTGGAGGTGCTCGCCGCGCCTGCCCAGGCCATCCAGGACGCGATCTCCCAGAAGTACGTGCAAGGCGAATCGCTGGACGATCTTGTGGATGCAGCCCTTTCCGCGAGCATCGTGGATGTGGCGGAGGCCGGACGGATCGCGCCCTTGGTGCGGCTGGTGGACCAGGTGATCGCGCTGTCGGTGCGTCGGCGCGCCACCGATATCCATTTGGAGCCGGAAGAAGGCATGGTCCGCGTGCGGTTGCGCATCGACGGCGTGTTGCACCAGGAGGCGATCCTCCCCAAGCCGTTGCAGGGAGCCATCATCGCCCGACTGAAGATCCTGGCGGGATTGGATGTGACGGAGCACCGCGTTCCCCAGGACGGACGCATCGCGTTTTCCATCGGGCGGCGGCGGATCGATCTGCGTGTCTCCACGCTGCCCACCCAGTACGGCGAGTCCGTGGTGATGCGCGTGCTGGACAAATCCAATGTGCTGTTGGATCTGGATCTGCTGGGCATCCGGGAGGCGGATCGCGCCCGCTTCCAGCTGGCCTTGCGCCAACCCCACGGAGTGATCCTGGTGACGGGCCCCACGGGTTCGGGAAAGACCACCACCTTGTACGCCGCGCTGGGACAGATCGATGCGATCCAGCGGAGCGTCTTCACGCTGGAGGATCCGGTGGAATACAGTCTGCCCATGATCCGCCAGACCCAGATCCAAGCCGAGCAAGGAATGACCTTCGCGGCGGGATTGCGTGCGCTGTTGCGCCAGGATCCGGACGTGATCCTGGTGGGCGAGGTGCGCGACGAGGAAACCGCGCAGCTGGCCACCCGTGCCGCCCTGACCGGCCACCTCGTGTTCTCCACGCTCCACACCAACACCTCGGCGGGCGCCGTTTCGCGGCTGGTGGACATGGGCGTGGAGCCCTATCTGCTTTCTTCCGCGCTGGTGGCCGTGCTGGCCCAGCGCCTGGTGCGCAAAATCTGTCCGCATTGCGCGAAGGAGGATCCCGATTCGGTGGAGACCCTGGTTTCCCGCGGCCTGGTCGCCGACCCCAACGGCCGCTACCGCAAGGGCCAGGGATGCGATTCGTGCTTCGGCCTGGGCACCTTGGGGCGGTTGGCGATCTACGAGGTCCTGTTGGTGGATGGCGCGATCTCCAAGGCGATCCGCGACGGGTCCGGAGAGGATCGCATCCGGGAATGCGCGCGTTCGGGAGGGATGACCTCCATGCTCGACGACGGACTGGCCAAGGCGGCCCTGGGGATCGTGCATGTGGACGACGTCTTGCGGGCGGTGGGCTGA
- a CDS encoding type II secretion system F family protein, with protein MPVFSYSWVDEHGHRHSAVAASESRAELERKLDLEGKVVVSIGKDRGISVAASAPKQAVSERKVPRRELSELCTFLGTLVRAGVSIPTALRDFSQETRHPWFRYVVEQVYLSVEAGESLAGSMEKFPRVFSEELRGMVKAGERSGSLPEALGRVRAHLDWQERLSGDIRQATTYPVVVSLLLAGFVLYLFSAVVPGIAKILIDLKVPLPLVTKVVLLISDLVKQVWWVVVLVVAGAWTGIVQGNKRSDSFRLFWDGLRLKIPVFGGLNSMIAQARFSQNCAVLHRSGLSILENLELCHGLVGNAVFARALSFALRDVREGGSLAQSLRGSGIFSGLAVRMIAAGESSGDLDRSLDHVAAYYEEEVPRKVKQVFAIVEPMLIVTLVAIVGVVAMAIFLPILGMSAGVRN; from the coding sequence ATGCCGGTCTTCAGCTATTCGTGGGTGGACGAACACGGCCACCGCCACAGCGCGGTGGCCGCATCGGAAAGCCGCGCCGAGCTGGAGCGCAAGTTGGATCTGGAAGGCAAGGTCGTCGTCTCGATCGGAAAGGACCGCGGCATTTCCGTCGCGGCTTCCGCTCCCAAACAAGCGGTGAGCGAGCGCAAGGTGCCGAGACGGGAGTTGTCCGAACTTTGCACGTTCCTGGGCACCTTGGTCCGCGCGGGGGTGTCCATCCCGACGGCCCTGCGCGATTTTTCGCAGGAGACCCGCCACCCGTGGTTCCGCTACGTGGTGGAACAGGTGTATCTGTCCGTGGAAGCCGGCGAGAGCCTGGCCGGGTCCATGGAGAAATTCCCGCGCGTGTTCTCCGAGGAGCTGCGGGGGATGGTGAAGGCCGGCGAGCGCTCCGGCTCCCTTCCCGAAGCCCTCGGCAGGGTCAGGGCCCACTTGGATTGGCAGGAGCGGCTTTCCGGCGACATCCGCCAAGCCACGACCTACCCCGTGGTGGTGTCGCTCCTGCTGGCGGGGTTCGTGCTGTATCTGTTCTCCGCCGTGGTGCCGGGAATCGCCAAGATCCTGATCGACCTGAAGGTTCCGCTTCCCTTGGTCACCAAGGTCGTCCTGCTGATTTCCGATCTGGTCAAGCAGGTCTGGTGGGTGGTCGTCCTGGTGGTGGCCGGTGCGTGGACGGGAATCGTCCAGGGAAACAAAAGAAGCGACAGTTTCCGTCTTTTCTGGGACGGCCTGCGCCTGAAGATCCCGGTCTTCGGGGGGCTCAATTCCATGATCGCCCAGGCGAGGTTCTCGCAGAATTGCGCGGTCCTCCATCGTTCGGGATTGTCGATCCTGGAAAACCTGGAACTCTGCCACGGCCTGGTGGGGAACGCCGTCTTCGCGCGGGCCTTGTCGTTCGCCCTGAGGGACGTGCGCGAGGGGGGCAGTCTCGCCCAGTCCCTGCGCGGCAGCGGGATCTTTTCGGGCTTGGCGGTGCGCATGATCGCGGCCGGGGAATCCTCCGGCGATCTCGATCGCTCCCTGGACCATGTGGCGGCCTACTACGAGGAGGAAGTCCCTCGCAAGGTCAAACAGGTCTTCGCGATCGTGGAACCGATGCTGATCGTGACCCTGGTGGCGATCGTGGGCGTGGTGGCCATGGCCATCTTCCTTCCCATCCTGGGCATGAGCGCGGGAGTGCGCAATTGA
- a CDS encoding type II secretion system protein has product MKRRGGFTLIEMVAVLAILAILAGAIVPTVSQSIRDARADAERRTLETIAQLVRDQVRRNGNVPSAASWAASLALLSELPVARLARNPDGWNRAYIPDPAWTPVSTRPVLAGGWTQTPAVADLVAAAPANARILVISDLNADAQTACQNMTAVQFSAVWDETAGAPAACVATQVRALVRINLTTEFVQVVRNVSAPLGPPAPGWTFGGNAAAAVPFAAAGTTTRWHLRGSRLGLVSGGTVAGEIVLRDPVSVTWDGIAWKGF; this is encoded by the coding sequence TTGAAGCGGCGTGGCGGATTCACCTTGATCGAAATGGTGGCGGTGCTGGCCATCTTGGCGATCCTGGCCGGAGCGATCGTTCCCACCGTGTCCCAATCGATCCGCGACGCCCGTGCGGACGCGGAAAGACGCACACTGGAGACCATCGCCCAACTGGTGCGCGACCAGGTGCGGCGCAACGGAAACGTCCCTTCGGCGGCCAGCTGGGCCGCTTCGCTGGCACTGCTTTCCGAATTGCCCGTCGCGCGGTTGGCGCGAAATCCGGACGGATGGAATCGCGCCTACATTCCCGATCCCGCATGGACTCCGGTTTCCACCCGGCCCGTGCTGGCCGGGGGGTGGACCCAGACGCCCGCCGTGGCCGACCTGGTGGCCGCCGCTCCCGCCAACGCCCGGATCCTCGTGATTTCCGACCTGAACGCTGACGCCCAGACCGCCTGTCAGAACATGACGGCCGTGCAGTTTTCCGCCGTGTGGGACGAAACGGCGGGAGCGCCCGCCGCATGCGTGGCCACGCAGGTCCGCGCACTCGTGCGGATCAACCTGACGACGGAATTCGTCCAAGTGGTGCGCAACGTTTCCGCGCCGCTGGGGCCTCCCGCGCCGGGCTGGACATTCGGAGGAAACGCGGCGGCCGCCGTGCCGTTCGCCGCGGCTGGAACCACGACGCGCTGGCACTTGCGTGGAAGCCGCCTGGGCCTGGTGTCCGGTGGCACGGTGGCGGGCGAGATCGTGTTGCGGGATCCGGTTTCCGTCACCTGGGACGGCATCGCATGGAAGGGCTTCTGA
- a CDS encoding prolipoprotein diacylglyceryl transferase, producing the protein MHSAFELAAFALGGWMWRRSRRGAPLLTGTGPDFLALVGCILGAMLGSRLVNWIQEPGPLWIAGGLRLPGQSMVGGLLGGWIGVELGKLGQQVRRSTGDAYVQPMLWALVVGRIGCLFSGLHESTHGLPTSLPWGVDLGDGIARHPAPLYEMIFVALFAWILQRWPRSAPEGLKFRICAGGYLLWRFAVEFLKPSPWKALGLSGLQWVCLLGMVWALIEIQNTLRRR; encoded by the coding sequence GTGCATTCCGCCTTCGAGCTGGCTGCGTTCGCTCTTGGGGGGTGGATGTGGCGTCGTTCCCGGCGCGGCGCACCGCTTCTGACCGGCACCGGCCCGGATTTCCTCGCCCTGGTCGGCTGCATCTTGGGGGCGATGCTGGGCAGCCGGCTGGTCAATTGGATCCAGGAGCCCGGGCCTCTGTGGATTGCCGGAGGACTTCGGTTGCCTGGTCAATCCATGGTGGGAGGTTTGCTGGGTGGATGGATCGGGGTGGAGCTGGGCAAGCTCGGCCAGCAGGTTCGACGATCCACGGGAGATGCGTACGTCCAGCCCATGTTGTGGGCTCTGGTGGTGGGACGCATCGGTTGCCTGTTTTCCGGCTTGCACGAATCCACCCATGGTTTGCCCACCTCGCTGCCCTGGGGCGTGGACCTGGGCGATGGCATCGCAAGACATCCGGCGCCGCTGTACGAGATGATTTTTGTCGCCTTGTTCGCATGGATCCTGCAGCGATGGCCCCGATCGGCTCCGGAAGGCCTGAAATTCCGCATCTGCGCGGGTGGCTACCTCCTGTGGAGATTCGCGGTGGAATTCTTGAAGCCTTCCCCCTGGAAGGCTCTCGGACTGTCCGGGCTGCAATGGGTCTGCCTGCTGGGCATGGTCTGGGCGCTCATCGAAATCCAAAACACATTGAGGAGACGGTGA
- a CDS encoding radical SAM protein, with the protein MARHNRPFDFYSTTSSICPECLETIEAKILLDHEGNRVFLEKWCPAHGVSRTEISDDISWYRSGRETWTKLPETPERFATPRLHGCPWDCGLCPDHQQHSCLAVLEITDACNLRCKVCFAESGPERQTYRTLEEIERMLDGLIACEGELDVLQISGGEPTLHPQLFEILEAARKRPIKHLMLNTNGLVLAKDPSFAQKLSHLGAGFEVYLQFDSLRDEVLKELRGTALAEVHRKALENLDRHGVSTTLVMTVRKGLNDHEVGDVIRHAVGWNCIRGVTLQPVQEAGRVEDGRVGERLHISSLRRAIGEQSGVFTAEDVLPVPCNPDALAMAYGIRSGTKIAPVSRHIGPELLTDGGRNTIVFERDDELRQKVLDLLSTGIGPTAQALKLSKLFAKFNHHFDPHCKWRRRFGLSKAPKPPPGLDDLSCCIPKVREGELDYRKVFRVLIVAFMDMESLDLRALKKSCIHIVQPDGKLIPFESHNLFYRGDRIERTREVQQRIKERFGLSRGS; encoded by the coding sequence ATGGCGCGACACAACCGCCCGTTTGATTTCTACTCGACCACGAGCTCCATCTGCCCCGAATGTCTGGAGACGATCGAAGCGAAAATCCTGCTGGATCACGAGGGAAACCGCGTTTTCTTGGAGAAATGGTGCCCGGCGCACGGCGTCTCCCGCACGGAAATTTCCGATGACATTTCCTGGTATCGGTCCGGTCGCGAGACCTGGACCAAACTTCCGGAAACGCCCGAGCGCTTCGCGACTCCGCGTCTGCACGGATGTCCTTGGGATTGCGGATTGTGTCCGGACCACCAACAGCATTCCTGCTTGGCGGTGTTGGAGATCACCGACGCCTGCAACCTGCGGTGCAAGGTCTGCTTCGCCGAGTCCGGCCCCGAACGCCAGACCTACCGTACGCTGGAGGAGATCGAGCGGATGCTCGACGGTTTGATCGCCTGCGAGGGCGAGTTGGACGTGCTGCAGATTTCCGGTGGCGAGCCCACCTTGCATCCCCAGTTGTTCGAGATCCTGGAAGCCGCCCGCAAGCGTCCCATCAAGCACCTCATGTTGAACACCAACGGACTGGTGTTGGCCAAAGACCCCTCCTTCGCCCAAAAGCTTTCCCACTTGGGTGCGGGGTTCGAGGTGTACTTGCAATTCGACAGCTTGCGCGACGAGGTCCTGAAGGAACTGCGCGGGACGGCGCTGGCCGAGGTTCACCGGAAGGCGCTCGAAAACCTGGATCGCCATGGTGTGAGCACCACCCTGGTGATGACCGTCCGCAAAGGACTGAACGACCACGAAGTGGGGGATGTGATCCGCCATGCGGTCGGCTGGAACTGCATCCGGGGTGTCACGTTGCAGCCGGTCCAGGAGGCGGGGCGTGTCGAGGATGGCCGTGTGGGGGAACGCCTGCATATCTCCAGCCTTCGCCGGGCGATCGGCGAGCAATCCGGGGTGTTCACAGCGGAAGATGTCCTTCCGGTGCCGTGCAATCCAGATGCCCTGGCGATGGCCTACGGCATTCGGTCAGGAACCAAGATCGCTCCTGTCTCCCGGCACATCGGCCCAGAGCTTTTGACCGACGGCGGTCGCAACACCATCGTGTTCGAACGCGACGACGAGTTGCGCCAGAAAGTGCTGGATCTGCTTTCCACCGGGATCGGTCCGACGGCCCAGGCGCTGAAGCTTTCGAAGCTGTTTGCCAAGTTCAACCACCACTTCGATCCCCATTGCAAATGGCGACGCCGTTTTGGATTGTCCAAGGCACCCAAGCCACCTCCGGGGCTGGACGACCTCTCCTGCTGCATTCCGAAGGTGAGGGAAGGCGAACTGGACTACCGGAAGGTGTTTCGCGTGTTGATCGTGGCTTTCATGGACATGGAGAGTTTGGATCTTCGCGCGCTGAAGAAGTCCTGCATCCACATCGTGCAGCCGGACGGCAAGCTGATCCCCTTCGAAAGCCACAATCTGTTCTACCGAGGCGACCGGATCGAGCGGACCCGGGAGGTACAGCAGCGGATCAAAGAACGGTTCGGCCTCAGTCGAGGATCGTGA
- a CDS encoding GGDEF domain-containing protein: MSKVDLPGTPSNIFTELFRQEVMIGERISWLFRWVVHGVAFLLAIVVFFVQDDIVGFYGMCLLCLALGYNGFLGYLIRRQRTDRWIRYVSVTVDIVFLTLYNAIDTFLHSPLTPVTTATLLLYPALIFLASLRQDRKVIVYATILTAFCMNVLFALAYRNFDFSIASQLICGDILGQIYRTAYVLLFGFLLLFIPSTINRLLKAQKKMIEHNLENFEKAHHDTLTGLANRRLLMDFLTKSIALSGRKNRRVAVIYLDLDGFKPINDQLGHDVGDQVLVCVAKRILSVVRESDLASRVGGDEFVVVAQEIDGRSGAEIMARRILEAIQEPMMIQEKKQSLGVSIGVAIYPQHGSTAEELVHVADKAMYLVKKGSKSDFTILD, translated from the coding sequence ATGTCCAAGGTCGACCTGCCTGGCACACCCAGCAACATCTTCACCGAGCTTTTCCGGCAGGAAGTGATGATCGGCGAGAGAATTTCCTGGCTCTTCCGCTGGGTGGTGCATGGCGTGGCGTTTCTTCTGGCCATTGTCGTGTTCTTCGTCCAAGACGACATCGTCGGTTTCTACGGGATGTGCTTGCTGTGCCTGGCGCTTGGATACAACGGATTCCTTGGCTATTTGATCCGCCGCCAGCGCACCGATCGCTGGATCCGCTATGTCTCCGTCACCGTCGACATCGTTTTCCTGACCCTGTACAACGCCATCGACACATTCCTCCACTCCCCGCTCACCCCCGTCACCACCGCCACCCTGCTTTTGTACCCGGCCCTGATCTTCCTCGCGTCGCTTCGCCAAGACCGAAAGGTGATTGTCTATGCGACAATCCTTACCGCGTTTTGCATGAACGTCCTGTTTGCCCTGGCTTACCGGAATTTCGATTTCTCCATCGCAAGTCAACTGATCTGCGGCGACATTCTGGGACAGATCTACCGCACCGCCTACGTTCTGCTTTTCGGTTTCCTGCTGCTATTCATCCCCAGTACCATCAACCGCCTTCTGAAGGCCCAAAAAAAAATGATCGAGCACAACCTGGAAAATTTCGAGAAAGCCCACCACGACACGTTGACTGGACTCGCCAACCGCCGTCTGCTGATGGATTTCCTCACCAAATCCATCGCGCTATCCGGTCGGAAGAATCGCCGCGTCGCGGTCATCTATCTGGATCTGGACGGATTCAAGCCGATCAACGACCAGTTGGGTCACGACGTCGGCGACCAAGTTCTGGTTTGTGTCGCCAAACGCATCCTTTCCGTGGTCCGCGAATCCGATCTCGCGTCCCGGGTGGGTGGAGACGAGTTTGTCGTGGTCGCCCAGGAGATCGATGGACGAAGCGGCGCGGAGATCATGGCACGTCGCATCCTCGAGGCCATCCAAGAACCGATGATGATCCAGGAAAAGAAACAGTCGCTTGGGGTCAGTATCGGCGTGGCGATCTACCCCCAGCACGGCTCCACAGCGGAGGAACTTGTCCATGTGGCCGACAAGGCCATGTACCTCGTGAAAAAAGGCTCGAAAAGCGACTTCACGATCCTCGACTGA
- the rplM gene encoding 50S ribosomal protein L13: MSTVTLPEKAVERKWLVVDAKDIVLGRLASRVAHILKGKHKPVYDPAHDYGDHVIVINANSAKLTGDKFTTKTYFRHSTYMGGGKEITYQHLLAKDPEKPIRKAVWGMLPKNTLGRRMLLKLHVYGGATHPHFAQKPELIDITKV, translated from the coding sequence ATGAGCACCGTCACGCTTCCGGAGAAGGCTGTAGAGCGCAAGTGGCTCGTCGTCGACGCCAAGGACATCGTCCTGGGTCGCCTCGCCTCTCGCGTCGCCCACATCCTCAAGGGCAAGCACAAGCCTGTCTACGATCCGGCGCACGATTACGGCGACCATGTGATCGTCATCAACGCGAACTCCGCCAAGCTTACCGGCGACAAGTTCACGACCAAGACCTACTTCCGCCACTCCACCTACATGGGCGGCGGCAAGGAAATCACCTACCAGCATCTCCTGGCCAAGGATCCGGAAAAGCCCATCCGCAAGGCCGTTTGGGGAATGCTGCCCAAGAACACGTTGGGACGTCGCATGCTGTTGAAGCTGCACGTGTACGGAGGTGCCACGCACCCCCATTTTGCCCAGAAGCCAGAACTCATCGACATCACCAAGGTCTGA
- the rpsI gene encoding 30S ribosomal protein S9: protein MTNTTRSTGRRKESIARVALIPGTGKRTVNGRSFAEYFPTPTLLMLIDQPLVLVEQADKWDVVASANGGGLSGQAGAIRLGISRQLDKIDREAYHTPLRKNGCLTRDPRAVERKKYGRRGARARFQFSKR from the coding sequence ATGACGAACACCACTCGCAGCACCGGCCGCCGCAAGGAAAGCATCGCCCGCGTCGCCCTCATCCCGGGCACCGGCAAGCGCACCGTCAATGGTCGCTCCTTCGCCGAATACTTCCCGACCCCCACGCTTCTCATGCTGATCGACCAGCCCCTCGTGCTGGTTGAACAAGCCGACAAGTGGGACGTCGTGGCTTCTGCCAACGGCGGCGGTCTCTCGGGTCAGGCCGGAGCGATCCGCCTGGGCATCTCGCGTCAGCTCGACAAGATCGATCGCGAAGCCTACCACACCCCGCTTCGCAAGAACGGTTGCCTCACCCGCGATCCTCGCGCGGTCGAGCGCAAGAAGTACGGTCGCCGCGGCGCCCGCGCTCGCTTCCAGTTCTCCAAGCGCTAA
- the rpsB gene encoding 30S ribosomal protein S2: MAQIPTLQEMLEAGVHFGHQTRRWNPRMKPYILTARNGIYVINLEKTLEALQRAVEKVLRVRATGASVLFVGTKATIQGAVRDEAIRSGQPFVTTRWLGGMLTNYQTIRKSIKHLEDIERMENEGVLTDLTKKEASDLMEEKAHLQDVFGGIRNLRSLPGIVFIADAKTEQIALAEARRLNIPTVAIVDTNTDPSNIDFPIPANDDAIKSVRLIASTIANAVLSTGAASPVAATPVAAPAAAAVAEVVA, from the coding sequence ATGGCTCAGATTCCTACCCTCCAAGAGATGCTCGAAGCGGGCGTCCATTTCGGTCACCAGACGCGTCGCTGGAACCCCCGCATGAAGCCGTACATCCTCACGGCTCGCAACGGCATCTACGTCATCAACTTGGAGAAGACCCTCGAGGCCCTCCAGCGCGCCGTGGAAAAGGTCCTGCGCGTTCGTGCCACCGGCGCTTCGGTGCTGTTCGTTGGCACCAAGGCCACCATCCAGGGTGCGGTTCGCGACGAAGCCATCCGCTCCGGACAGCCGTTCGTCACCACTCGTTGGCTGGGCGGAATGCTCACCAACTACCAGACCATCCGCAAGTCCATCAAGCACTTGGAAGACATCGAGCGGATGGAAAACGAGGGTGTGCTCACCGATCTGACCAAGAAGGAAGCCTCCGACCTGATGGAAGAGAAGGCTCATCTTCAGGACGTGTTCGGCGGCATCCGCAATCTGCGCAGCCTGCCCGGCATCGTGTTCATCGCCGACGCCAAGACCGAGCAGATCGCCTTGGCCGAAGCTCGTCGTCTGAACATCCCGACCGTGGCCATCGTGGACACGAACACGGATCCTTCCAACATCGACTTCCCGATCCCGGCCAACGACGACGCCATCAAGTCCGTCCGTCTGATCGCCTCCACGATCGCCAACGCGGTGCTCTCCACTGGCGCGGCCTCGCCCGTCGCCGCCACTCCTGTTGCGGCTCCCGCTGCAGCTGCTGTTGCTGAGGTGGTGGCATGA
- a CDS encoding elongation factor Ts, with the protein MTAITASAVKELRDKTGVSMMACKKALEEVGGDLTAAIELLRKRGEAVAQKRSSNAATEGKIIAGRQGDFVGLVEVSAETDFTARNDDFGAFAKGVLSTVLTAHPTDMDTLLSTTSKYLHSATVAQATTDIVGKIGENISVRRFKLAQVDSDSTVESYIHGPGKMGVIVTLRHAGAASNEAIANLAKDLCLQIAAAAPVAVNSSDIDETVLAKEREIYKEQAINEGLPEAKLSMVVEGRVKKFLKEAALVEQLFVKDNKITIAKVVEQVAKEAGVAGLKIESFVRWQLGEAL; encoded by the coding sequence ATGACCGCGATCACGGCATCCGCCGTCAAGGAGCTGCGCGACAAAACCGGTGTTTCCATGATGGCCTGCAAAAAGGCCCTGGAAGAGGTCGGTGGAGACCTGACTGCAGCCATCGAGCTCCTCCGCAAGCGCGGCGAAGCCGTGGCCCAGAAGCGTTCTTCCAACGCCGCCACCGAAGGCAAGATCATCGCTGGTCGCCAGGGTGATTTCGTCGGGCTGGTGGAAGTTTCTGCCGAAACCGACTTCACCGCTCGCAACGACGACTTCGGAGCGTTCGCCAAGGGCGTGCTGAGCACCGTGCTCACCGCGCATCCCACGGACATGGATACCCTGCTTTCCACGACCTCCAAGTACCTGCACAGCGCCACGGTTGCTCAAGCCACCACCGACATCGTCGGCAAGATCGGCGAGAACATCTCGGTGCGTCGCTTCAAGCTCGCCCAGGTGGATTCCGATTCCACCGTCGAGAGCTACATCCACGGCCCCGGCAAGATGGGTGTCATCGTGACGCTTCGCCACGCTGGCGCGGCTTCCAACGAAGCCATCGCGAATCTGGCCAAGGACCTGTGCCTGCAGATCGCCGCTGCCGCGCCCGTCGCGGTCAACTCCTCGGACATCGACGAAACCGTCCTGGCCAAGGAACGCGAGATCTACAAGGAACAGGCGATCAACGAAGGCCTGCCGGAAGCCAAGCTTTCGATGGTGGTGGAAGGTCGCGTGAAGAAGTTCCTGAAGGAAGCCGCCCTTGTGGAGCAGCTGTTCGTCAAGGACAACAAGATCACGATCGCCAAGGTGGTCGAGCAGGTCGCCAAGGAAGCCGGAGTCGCCGGGCTCAAGATCGAGTCCTTCGTGCGCTGGCAGCTGGGCGAAGCGCTGTGA